One Myotis daubentonii chromosome 3, mMyoDau2.1, whole genome shotgun sequence genomic window carries:
- the SKIL gene encoding ski-like protein isoform X1: MENLQTNFSLVQGSNKKMNGMDDDGSPPVKKMMTDIHANGEMMINKMPTVKKEHLGDYEAPMETDGDHVKRTCTSVPDPLHLNPSLKHTLAQFHLSSQSSLGGPAAFSARYSQESMSPTVFLPLPSPQVLPGPLLIPSDSSTELTQTMLEGESISCFQVGGEKRLCLPQVLNSVLREFSLQQINTVCDELYIYCSRCTSDQLHILKVLGILPFNAPSCGLITLTDAQRLCNALLRPRTFPQNGSILPAKNSWAQLKETGSAFEVEHECLGKCQGLFAPQFYVQPDAPCIQCLECCGMFAPQTFVMHSHRSPDKRTCHWGFESAKWHCYLHVNPKYLGTPEEKKLKIVLEEMKEKFSMRNGKRTQSKANTPSGMELPSWYPIIKQESDHVSQTHSFLHPSYYLYMCDKVVAPNVSLTSAVSQSKEVTKTEAGKSIPRQPEKPYSSGRHQKTVSYPEVSLEEQEKMDLKTSRELRRHLDPSISNNSVSKKKPESTTCNIIRDTSKAGIDHDAAASSPLLVKDVICEDDKGKIMEEVMRTYVKQQEKLNSILQKKQQLEMEVEMLSSSKAMKELTEEQQNLQKELESLQNEHAQRMEEFYVEQKDLEKKLEQVMKQKCTCDSNLEKDNEAEYAAQLAELRQRLDHAEADRQELQDELRQEREARQKLEMMIKELKLQILKSKTAKV; this comes from the exons ATGGAAAACCTACAGACAAATTTCTCCTTGGTTCAGggctcaaataaaaaaatgaacggGATGGATGATGATGGCAGCCCTCCAGTGAAAAAAATGATGACAGACATTCATGCAAATGGAGAAATGATGATAAACAAGATGCCAACCGTTAAGAAGGAACACTTGGGTGACTATGAAGCGCCAATGGAAACTGATGGAGATCATGTCAAACGAACCTGTACCTCGGTGCCTGACCCTTTACATTTAAATCCCAGCTTGAAACACACTTTGGCACAATTCCATTTAAGTAGTCAGAGCTCTCTGGGTGGACCAGCAGCATTTTCCGCTCGGTATTCCCAAGAAAGCATGTCACCTACTGTCTTTCTGCCTCTTCCGTCTCCTCAGGTTCTTCCTGGTCCACTGCTCATCCCTTCCGATAGCTCCACAGAACTCACCCAGACTATGTTGGAAGGGGAGTCTATTTCTTGTTTTCAGGTTGGAGGAGAAAAGAGACTCTGTTTGCCCCAAGTCTTAAATTCTGTTCTCCGAGAATTTTCACTTCAGCAAATAAATACAGTCTGTGACGAATTGTACATCTATTGTTCAAGATGTACCTCAGACCAACTTCATATCTTAAAGGTCCTGGGAATACTTCCATTCAATGCCCCGTCCTGTGGGCTGATCACATTAACGGACGCACAGAGACTATGTAACGCTTTATTGCGACCACGCACTTTTCCTCAAAATGGTAGCATACTTCCTGCTAAAAACTCATGGGCTCAGTTAAAGGAAACGGGCAGTGCCTTTGAAGTGGAGCATGAATGCTTGGGCAAATGTCAGGGTCTATTTGCACCCCAGTTTTATGTCCAGCCTGATGCTCCCTGTATTCAGTGCCTGGAGTGCTGTGGAATGTTTGCACCCCAGACATTTGTGATGCATTCTCACAGGTCACCTGACAAAAGGACTTGCCACTGGGGCTTTGAGTCGGCCAAATGGCATTGCTATCTTCATGTGAACCCAAAATACTTAGGGACACCTgaagaaaagaaactgaagatAGTTTTAGAAGAAATGAAGGAGAAGTTTAGCATGAGAAATGGGAAGAGAACACAATCTAAggcaa ATACACCATCAGGAATGGAATTACCGTCGTGGTATCCTATTATAAAGCAGGAAAGTGATCATGTTTCTCAGACACATTCATTTTTACACCCTAG CTACTACTTATACATGTGTGATAAAGTGGTTGCCCCAAATGTGTCACTCACTTCTGCTGTATCCCAGTCTAAAGAGGTCACAAAGACAGAGGCAGGAAAATCCATACCAAGACAGCCAGAGAAGCCTTACAGTAGTGGAAGACATCAAAAAACAGTGTCTTATCCAGAAGTCTCACTGGAGGAACAGgagaaaatggatttaaaaacaagTAGAGAATTACGTAGACATTTAG ATCCATCAATCTCAAATAACTCTGTAAGTAAAAAGAAACCTGAGTCTACCACTTGTAACATAATCAGAGACACAAGCAAGGCGGGAATTGACCATGATGCAGCAGCTTCATCTCCACTTCTTGTCAAAGATGTCATTTGTGAAGATGATAAAGGAAAGATTATGGAAGAAGTAATGAGAACTTATGTAAAACAACAGGAAAAATTGAACTCAATTTTGCAGAAGAAGCAACAACTTGAGATG GAAGTTGAAATGTTGAGTAGTTCAAAAGCAATGAAGGAACTCACTGAAGAACAGCAGAATTTACAGAAAGAGCTTGAATCTTTGCAGAATGAGCATGCTCAAAGAATGGAAGAATTTTATGTTGAACAGAAAGACTTAGAGAAAAAATTAGAGCAGGTAATGAAGCAAAAATGTACCTGTGACTCAAATTTAGAAAAAGACAACGAGGCTGAATATGCAGCACAG CTGGCAGAACTAAGACAGAGATTGGACCATGCCGAGGCTGATAGGCAAGAGCTCCAAGATGAACTCAGACAGGAACGGGAGGCAAGACAGAAGTTAGAGATGATGATAAAAGAGCTAAAGCTGCAAATTTTGAAATCAAAGACTGCTAAAGTATAG
- the SKIL gene encoding ski-like protein isoform X2: MNGMDDDGSPPVKKMMTDIHANGEMMINKMPTVKKEHLGDYEAPMETDGDHVKRTCTSVPDPLHLNPSLKHTLAQFHLSSQSSLGGPAAFSARYSQESMSPTVFLPLPSPQVLPGPLLIPSDSSTELTQTMLEGESISCFQVGGEKRLCLPQVLNSVLREFSLQQINTVCDELYIYCSRCTSDQLHILKVLGILPFNAPSCGLITLTDAQRLCNALLRPRTFPQNGSILPAKNSWAQLKETGSAFEVEHECLGKCQGLFAPQFYVQPDAPCIQCLECCGMFAPQTFVMHSHRSPDKRTCHWGFESAKWHCYLHVNPKYLGTPEEKKLKIVLEEMKEKFSMRNGKRTQSKANTPSGMELPSWYPIIKQESDHVSQTHSFLHPSYYLYMCDKVVAPNVSLTSAVSQSKEVTKTEAGKSIPRQPEKPYSSGRHQKTVSYPEVSLEEQEKMDLKTSRELRRHLDPSISNNSVSKKKPESTTCNIIRDTSKAGIDHDAAASSPLLVKDVICEDDKGKIMEEVMRTYVKQQEKLNSILQKKQQLEMEVEMLSSSKAMKELTEEQQNLQKELESLQNEHAQRMEEFYVEQKDLEKKLEQVMKQKCTCDSNLEKDNEAEYAAQLAELRQRLDHAEADRQELQDELRQEREARQKLEMMIKELKLQILKSKTAKV, translated from the exons atgaacggGATGGATGATGATGGCAGCCCTCCAGTGAAAAAAATGATGACAGACATTCATGCAAATGGAGAAATGATGATAAACAAGATGCCAACCGTTAAGAAGGAACACTTGGGTGACTATGAAGCGCCAATGGAAACTGATGGAGATCATGTCAAACGAACCTGTACCTCGGTGCCTGACCCTTTACATTTAAATCCCAGCTTGAAACACACTTTGGCACAATTCCATTTAAGTAGTCAGAGCTCTCTGGGTGGACCAGCAGCATTTTCCGCTCGGTATTCCCAAGAAAGCATGTCACCTACTGTCTTTCTGCCTCTTCCGTCTCCTCAGGTTCTTCCTGGTCCACTGCTCATCCCTTCCGATAGCTCCACAGAACTCACCCAGACTATGTTGGAAGGGGAGTCTATTTCTTGTTTTCAGGTTGGAGGAGAAAAGAGACTCTGTTTGCCCCAAGTCTTAAATTCTGTTCTCCGAGAATTTTCACTTCAGCAAATAAATACAGTCTGTGACGAATTGTACATCTATTGTTCAAGATGTACCTCAGACCAACTTCATATCTTAAAGGTCCTGGGAATACTTCCATTCAATGCCCCGTCCTGTGGGCTGATCACATTAACGGACGCACAGAGACTATGTAACGCTTTATTGCGACCACGCACTTTTCCTCAAAATGGTAGCATACTTCCTGCTAAAAACTCATGGGCTCAGTTAAAGGAAACGGGCAGTGCCTTTGAAGTGGAGCATGAATGCTTGGGCAAATGTCAGGGTCTATTTGCACCCCAGTTTTATGTCCAGCCTGATGCTCCCTGTATTCAGTGCCTGGAGTGCTGTGGAATGTTTGCACCCCAGACATTTGTGATGCATTCTCACAGGTCACCTGACAAAAGGACTTGCCACTGGGGCTTTGAGTCGGCCAAATGGCATTGCTATCTTCATGTGAACCCAAAATACTTAGGGACACCTgaagaaaagaaactgaagatAGTTTTAGAAGAAATGAAGGAGAAGTTTAGCATGAGAAATGGGAAGAGAACACAATCTAAggcaa ATACACCATCAGGAATGGAATTACCGTCGTGGTATCCTATTATAAAGCAGGAAAGTGATCATGTTTCTCAGACACATTCATTTTTACACCCTAG CTACTACTTATACATGTGTGATAAAGTGGTTGCCCCAAATGTGTCACTCACTTCTGCTGTATCCCAGTCTAAAGAGGTCACAAAGACAGAGGCAGGAAAATCCATACCAAGACAGCCAGAGAAGCCTTACAGTAGTGGAAGACATCAAAAAACAGTGTCTTATCCAGAAGTCTCACTGGAGGAACAGgagaaaatggatttaaaaacaagTAGAGAATTACGTAGACATTTAG ATCCATCAATCTCAAATAACTCTGTAAGTAAAAAGAAACCTGAGTCTACCACTTGTAACATAATCAGAGACACAAGCAAGGCGGGAATTGACCATGATGCAGCAGCTTCATCTCCACTTCTTGTCAAAGATGTCATTTGTGAAGATGATAAAGGAAAGATTATGGAAGAAGTAATGAGAACTTATGTAAAACAACAGGAAAAATTGAACTCAATTTTGCAGAAGAAGCAACAACTTGAGATG GAAGTTGAAATGTTGAGTAGTTCAAAAGCAATGAAGGAACTCACTGAAGAACAGCAGAATTTACAGAAAGAGCTTGAATCTTTGCAGAATGAGCATGCTCAAAGAATGGAAGAATTTTATGTTGAACAGAAAGACTTAGAGAAAAAATTAGAGCAGGTAATGAAGCAAAAATGTACCTGTGACTCAAATTTAGAAAAAGACAACGAGGCTGAATATGCAGCACAG CTGGCAGAACTAAGACAGAGATTGGACCATGCCGAGGCTGATAGGCAAGAGCTCCAAGATGAACTCAGACAGGAACGGGAGGCAAGACAGAAGTTAGAGATGATGATAAAAGAGCTAAAGCTGCAAATTTTGAAATCAAAGACTGCTAAAGTATAG